One region of Lathamus discolor isolate bLatDis1 chromosome 2, bLatDis1.hap1, whole genome shotgun sequence genomic DNA includes:
- the PTPN23 gene encoding tyrosine-protein phosphatase non-receptor type 23, with the protein MEAVPRMPMIWLDLKEAGEFAFNAAVKKFVLKNYGENPENYNEELRKLELLRQSAVNVPRDFEGCSTLRKYFGQLHYLQSRIPMGAEQEAAVPIAWTEIFSGKTVTHEDIKYEQACILYNLGALHSMLGAMDKRVSEEGMKVSCTHFQCAAGAFTYLRDHFPHSYSVDMSHQILSLNINLMLGQAQECLLEKSMLDNRKSFLVARISAQVVDYYKEACRALENSETASLLGKIQKDWKKLVQMKIYYFAAVAHLHMGKQAEEQQKFGERVIYFQSALDKLNEAIKLAKGQPETVQEALRFTMDVIGGKYNSAKKDNDFIYHEAVPALDTLQSVKGAPLVKALPVNPTDPAVTGPDIFAKLVPMAAHEASSLYSEEKAKLLRDVMAKIEAKNEVLDQFMDSMQLDPETVDNLDMYSHIPPILMEKCAALSVRPDTVKNLVQSMQVLSGVFTDVEASLKEIRDLLEEDEAQERKLQELLGKVPPPQGLSPPLPSPGLAEVSKECSKYLEVHEKASFTNTELHKAMNLHIGNLRLLSGPLEQVRAALPSPTLTEDDKQVLQNLKRILAKVQEMRDQRMSLEQQLREMIQKDDITTSLVTTDRSEMKKLFEEQLKKYDQIKVYLEQNLAAQENVLKALTDANVKYAAVRKALAEVEHKWNTTVQTLVASYEAYEDLMKKSQEGKDFYTDLEGKAAKLLEKARAACQAAEANRQQILEKEMKKQPPPRPTAPKPALQMKPPELDAGGLDAMDLPPLGSLVLSDLPEELRSLPPDVLAGHLARLPPPALAALNPALTTGLRPHGPEPFLPGARLASAPLQPLARFSGPPALPGHYHLAAAPASAPSPFPPGTGAPVQLLQPTAPQAAGLPPGPSSAPSAAPQLFPAAPLMRAPVQPGYVGPHMLPPRSSPQHGPLPGSTPAPVASYSLGQPGVPVPGPATVGPAPRGAQPPVGGPELTPGPRPATTTVDSIQAPISSCPPVPRLPSQGPAVTPGPFLAPGAPPAPYPYAQGGPQPFRQPAQHPFSPVQHPHTFAPTAQLQPSVEMSARAQGPQQFPPAPFLPPERAAVLLSFQPLPPPTLPPPARFAQQPFTGPGGPPLPPQLYPLPGQDTLQAGAQPFPRAPSQSCPPRQPLPTAMGGLQPVPPGAPGLPFCPSPAPPSSQMPPGTMALGPPAPSPSGQAAPHHVTPSPSPSLSQGPGAVVVQGTLVPSPAPSPQPALAMQPPALVPQRPPPALTPGGPALPQGPGEAPFQRQSSSTDDLLSSSPESQHGGSKAAVGQPLLQPTKADAKEGQKPKAVQLIENDPYEKPERVLRLLAELDRFRGLVERLEQPGPGGGSELDTVWKELQDAQERDARQLSIAIARCYSMKNRHQDIMPYDRNRVVLRSGKDDYINASRVEDLSPYCPTVIATQAPLLGTAADFWLMIYEQKVSVVVMLVSEQELDKQKVLRYFPTERGQPMVQGPITLVLTSLKVAPTHVERMMTLQYRDQSLKRTVVHLQFTSWPELGLPDSKGSLLRFIQEVHGHYLHQRPLHTPVVVHCSSGVGRTGAFCLLYAAMQEVEAGNGIPDLAQIVKRMRQQRKHMLQEKLHLKFCYEAVLLHAEQVLLRHGVGAPAVPKATNNTSPKLYCPQDSQDLVLGGDVPISSIQATIAKLSVRPGGASTEPGGGWGPEAAPPADAVDTEALTVLPDDAMDGVGAPEPCPPQSPPHEPPGAPESSNSAAEPPGGVAVAAVPPPAAAPPSSSSLELLASLTPEAFTLDASLKGKQRMNKQNFLQAQPGEGLRAPRPSDDPLSMLDPLWTLNKA; encoded by the exons ATGGAGGCCGTGCCCCGCATGCCCATGATCTGGCTCGACCTCAAGGAAGCCGGGGAGTTCGCCTTCAACGCCGCCGTCAAGAAG TTTGTCCTGAAGAACTATGGGGAGAACCCAGAGAATTACAATGAGGAGCTGCGGAAGCTGGAGCTGCTCCGGCAG AGTGCCGTCAATGTGCCCAGGGATTTCGAGGGCTGCAGCACACTGCGCAAGTACTTCGGCCAACTCCACTACCTGCAGAGCCGCATACCCATGGGCGCCGAGCAGGAGGCAGCGGTCCCTATTGCATG gactgAGATCTTCTCAGGCAAGACGGTGACTCATGAGGACATCAAATATGAGCAGGCCTGCATCCTCTACAACCTGG GTGCACTGCACTCCATGCTGGGCGCCATGGACAAGAGAGTGTCTGAGGAG GGCATGAAGGTTTCCTGCACCCATTTCCAGTGTGCTGCTGGGGCCTTCACCTACCTGCGGGATCACTTTCCTCACTCCTACAGCGTAGACATGAGCCACCAGATCCTCAGCCTCAACATCAACCTCATGCTG GGCCAGGCTCAAGAGTGTCTCCTGGAGAAGTCCATGTTGGACAACAGGAAGAGTTTCCTCGTGGCCCGGATCAGTGCCCAG GTGGTGGATTACTACAAGGAGGCCTGCCGGGCGCTGGAAAACTCAGAGACGGCCTCACTGCTGGGCAAGATCCAGAAGGACTGGAAGAAGCTGGTTCAAATGAAAATCTATTATTTTGCTGCTGTGGCCCAT CTGCACATgggaaaacaggctgaggagcagcagaagttTGGGGAAAGG GTCATCTACTTCCAGAGCGCTCTGGATAAACTGAATGAAGCCATCAAGCTGGCTAAG GGCCAGCCAGAAACCGTCCAGGAAGCCCTAAGATTCACCATGGATGTGATCGGTGGCAA GTACAATTCGGCCAAAAAGGACAATGACTTCATCTACCATGAAGCTGTGCCTGCGCTAGACACGCTGCAGTCTGTGAAAG GTGCCCCCTTGGTGAAAGCCCTCCCTGTCAACCCCACGGATCCAGCTGTCACCGGCCCTGATATATTTGCCAAGCTGGTGCCCATGGCTGCCCATGAGGCCTCTTCCCTGTACAG TGAGGAGAAGGCCAAGCTCCTGCGAGATGTGATGGCCAAAATTGAAGCCAAGAACGAAGTGCTGGA CCAGTTCATGGACTCCATGCAGCTGGACCCTGAGACCGTGGACAACCTGGACATGTACAGCCACATCCCCCCCATCCTGATGGAGAAATGCGCCGCTCTCAGTGTGCGCCCTGACACTGTCAAGAACCTCGTGCAGTCCATGCAGG TGCTCTCTGGGGTCTTCACCGACGTGGAGGCTTCCCTGAAGGAGATCCGAGACCTCCTCGAGGAGGACGAGGCGCAGGAGCgaaagctgcaggagctgcttggGAAGGTCCCACCACCGCAGGGGTTGTCCCCACCACTGCCATCCCCGGGGCTGGCTGAGGTCAGCAAGGAGTGCTCCAAGTACCTGGAGGTGCATGAGAAGGCCAGCTTCACCAACACCGAGCTCCACAAAGCCATGAACCTCCACATCGGCAACCTTCGCCTGCTCAGCGGGCCGCTGGAGCAGGTCCGGGCCGCGCTGCCCTCACCCACCTTGACTGAAG ATGACAAGCAGGTGCTGCAGAACCTGAAGCGAATCCTGGCCAAGGTACAGGAGATGAGGGACCAGCGGAtgtccctggagcagcagctgcgTGAAATGATCCAGAAGGACGATATCACCACCTCGCTGGTCACCACCGACCGCTCCGAGATGAAG AAACTCTTtgaggagcagctgaagaaGTACGACCAGATCAAGGTCTACCTGGAGCAGAACCTGGCTGCCCAGGAGAACGTCCTGAAGGCCCTGACGGACGCCAATGTCAAATACGCAGCCGTGCGCAAGGCCCTGGCTGAGGTGGAGCACAA GTGGAACACGACCGTTCAGACCCTGGTGGCCTCCTATGAAGCCTATGAGGATCTGATGAAGAAATCACAGGAGGGGAAGGACTTCTACACCGACCTGGAGGGGAAAGCTGCCAAGCTGCTGGAGAAGGCCCGTGCTGCCTGCCAAGCCGCCGAGGCCAACCGGCAGCAGATCTTGGAGAA GGAGATGAAGAAGCAGCCGCCCCCCCGGCCCACGGCCCCCAAACCCGCCCTGCAGATGAagcccccagagctggatgcaggtgGACTGGACGCCATGGACCTGCCGCCGCTGGGCTCGCTGGTGCTGTCGGACCTGCCCGAGGAGCTGCGCAGCCTGCCCCCTGACGTGCTGGCTGGGCACCTGGCCCGCCTGCCGCCCCCCGCGCTGGCCGCCCTCAACCCGGCCCTGACCACCGGGCTGCGGCCCCATGGCCCCGAGCCCTTCCTGCCAGGGGCCAGGCTTGCCAGTGCCCCGCTGCAGCCCCTTGCCCGCTTCTCTGGGCCCCCAGCCCTCCCAGGACACTATCACTTGGCAGCAGCCCCTGCCTCGGCACCAAGCCCCTTTCCCCCTGGTACGGGGGCCCCGGtacagctcctgcagcccactGCCCCACAGGCAGCTGGGCTCCCCCCtggccccagctcagccccatccGCAGCcccccagctcttcccagcagcGCCACTGATGCGAGCCCCAGTGCAGCCCGGCTACGTGGGGCCCCACATGCTTCCCCCACGCTCATCCCCACAGCACGGACCCCTGCCCGGGTCTACTCCTGCTCCTGTGGCGTCCTACAGCCTGGGCCAGCCTGGGGTGCCCGTGCCTGGGCCAGCCACAGTGGGGCCAGCCCCTAGGGGTGCCCAGCCACCGGTGGGTGGCCCTGAGCTGACCCCAGGTCCCCGGCCAGCCACCACCACGGTGGACAGCATCCAGGCACCCATCTCCAGCTGCCCCCCTGTCCCACGGCTTCCCAGCCAGGGCCCAGCCGTAACCCCAGGCCCCTTCCTGGCCCCAGgggccccccctgccccctACCCCTATGCCCAGGGAGGGCCACAGCCCTTCAGGCAGCCGGCGCAGCACCCCTTCTCCCCTGTGCAGCACCCTCACACCTTTGCCCCCACTGCACAGCTCCAGCCCAGTGTGGAGATGTCGGCTCGGGCCCAGGGCCCGCAGCAGTTTCCCCCAGCCCCCTTTCTGCCCCCTGAGAGAGCCGCGGTACTTCTGTCCTTCCAGCCGCTCCCCCCACCCACGctgccccccccggcccggtTTGCCCAGCAGCCCTTTACTGGCCCCGGGGGGCCCCCGCTGCCCCCCCAGCTTTATCCACTCCCGGGGCAGGACACACTGCAGGCTGGGGCCCAGCCCTTCCCCAGGGCCCCCAGCCAGAGCTGCCCCCCGAGGCAGCCCCTGCCCACTGCAATGGGGGGGCTGCAGCCGGTGCCCCCTGGCGCCCCAGGGCTGCCcttctgccccagccctgccccccCCAGCAGCCAGATGCCCCCTGGGACCATGGCCCTGGGTCCCCCGGCACCCAGCCCCTCTGGCCAGGCTGCCCCCCACCATGTCACTCCCTCTCCCAGCCCTAGCCTCAGCCAGGGCCCAGGTGCTGTGGTGGTCCAGGGCACCCTggtcccctccccagccccttccccgcAGCCAGCCTTGGCCATGCAGCCCCCAGCACTGGTGCCACAGAGACCCCCACCCGCACTGACGCCAGGGGGGCCCGCACTGCCCCAGGGCCCTGGCGAGGCCCCATTCCAGCGGCAGAGCTCCTCCACTGATGACCTCCTGTCCTCCAGCCCTGAGAGCCAGCACGGTGGCTCCAAGGCAGCCGTGgggcagcccctgctgcagcccaccAAGGCAGATGCCAAGGAGGGGCAGAAGCCCAAAGCAGTGCAGCTGATTGAGAACGATCCCTATGAGAAACCGGAGCGAGTGCTGCGGCTGCTGGCGGAGCTGGACCGCTTCCGCGGGCTGGTGGAGCGGCTGGAGCAGCCGGGGCCCGGTGGCGGCAGCGAACTGGACACTGTGTGGAAAGAGCTGCAGGACGCGCAGGAACGCGATGCCCGGCAGCTCTCCATCGCCATTGCCCGCTGCTACTCCATGAAGAACCGGCACCAGGACATCATGCCCTACGACAGGAACCGCGTTGTCCTGCGCTCGGGCAAGGATGACTACATCAATGCCAGCCGCGTGGAGGACCTCTCACCCTACTGCCCCACGGTCATCGCCACCCAGGCCCCGCTGCTGGGCACCGCCGCAGACTTCTGGCTGATGATCTATGAGCAGAAGGTCTCCGTCGTCGTCATGCTGGtgtcagagcaggagctggacaAG CAGAAGGTGCTGCGGTACTTCCCCACTGAGCGGGGCCAGCCCATGGTGCAGGGACCCATCACCCTCGTCCTCACCAGCCTGAAGGTCGCCCCTACCCATGTGGAAAGGATGATGACGCTGCAGTATCGCGACCAGAGCCTCAAGCGCACTGTGGTCCACCTCCAGTTCACCTCCTGGCCGGAGCT gGGCCTGCCTGACAGCAAGGGGAGCCTCCTGCGCTTCATCCAGGAGGTGCATGGCCACTACCTGCACCAGCGCCCGCTCCACACCCCGGTCGTCGTGCACTGCAG CTCCGGGGTGGGCCGCACGGGGGCCTTCTGCCTGCTCTACGCAGCCATGCAGGAGGTGGAGGCGGGGAATGGCATCCCTGACCTGGCCCAGATCGTCAAGAGGATGCGGCAGCAGCGCAAGCACATGCTCCAGGAGAAG ctGCACCTCAAATTCTGCTATGAGGCCGTCCTGCTGCACGCCGAGCAGGTGCTGCTCCGCCATGGGGTGGGTGCTCCTGCTGTCCCCAAGGCCACCAACAACACCTCCCCCAAG ctctacTGCCCCCAGGACTCCCAGGACCTGGTGCTGGGGGGGGATGtgcccatcagctccatccAGGCCACCATCGCCAAGCTCAGCGTACGGCCAGGGGGGGCCAGCACTGAGCCCGGGGGGGGCTGGGGGCCAGAAGCGGCCCCCCCAGCCGACGCTGTGGACACAGAGGCACTGACGGTGCTTCCCGATGACGCGATGGACGGTGTTGGTGCCCCTGAGCCCTGCCCGCCACAGTCACCCCCCCATGAGCCACCCGGCGCCCCCGAGAGCAGCAACAGCGCAGCTGAGCCCCCTGGCGGGGTGGCAGTGGCGGCGGTGCCCCCCCCTGCCGCTGCTCCCCCCTCCTCGTCCTCGCTGGAGCTGCTGGCCTCCCTCACGCCCGAGGCCTTCACCCTGGACGCCTCCCTCAAGGGCAAGCAGCGGATGAACAAGCAGAACTTCCTGCAGGCGCAGCCGGGTGAGGGCCTGCGGGCACCACGGCCAAGTGATGACCCCCTCAGTATGCTCGACCCTCTCTGGACCCTCAACAAGGCCTGA